Proteins encoded by one window of Arachis ipaensis cultivar K30076 chromosome B04, Araip1.1, whole genome shotgun sequence:
- the LOC107637803 gene encoding MLO-like protein 6 — MAGGEKERTLEETPTWAVAIVCFVLLAISIIIEHIIHAIGKWLKRNNKTALYEALEKVKGELILLGFISLLLTVFQNPISRICISKNVASTWHPCAVPKKSKSGYEDSDDDDGDDGNRRKLLEYLGHIPRRVLATKGYDKCAEKGKVAFVSAYGIHQLHIFIFVLAIFHILQCIITLALGRTKMRRWKKWEDETKTIEYQFYNGSTTKLPQIQITTIMLDL, encoded by the exons atgGCTGGTGGAGAAAAAGAGCGAACGTTGGAGGAAACGCCAACCTGGGCTGTTGCAATTGTGTGCTTTGTTTTGCTTGCTATTTCAATCATCATAGAACATATTATTCATGCTATTGGAAAG TGGCTCAAAAGAAATAACAAAACTGCTCTTTATGAAGCATTAGAGAAGGTTAAAGGAG AGCTTATCTTGTTGGGATTCATATCTCTACTCCTCACGGTGTTCCAAAATCCAATTTCTAGAATATGCATATCAAAGAATGTTGCTTCAACGTGGCATCCATGTGCCGTcccaaagaaaagtaaatctggTTACGAagattctgatgatgatgatggtgatgatggtAATCGTCGAAAACTCTTAGAGTATTTAGGCCACATACCTCGCCGTGTTCTTGCTACAAAGGGATACGACAAGTGTGCAGAAAAG GGAAAGGttgcttttgtttctgcatatggAATTCACCAGCTCCATATATTCATTTTTGTCCTGGCAATTTTTCATATACTACAATGTATTATAACACTAGCTTTGGGAAGAACCAAG ATGAGACGATGGAAGAAATGGGAGGACGAAACAAAAACAATTGAATATCAATTCTACAACG